The proteins below come from a single Roseiconus lacunae genomic window:
- a CDS encoding PHP domain-containing protein: MKSRFRFSLLTLMLLVCHTSAAQDAVNEDPILQDQVRYWKGNLHTHSLWSDGDQFPEMIADWYRQRGYNFLALTDHNVISAGQRWMSLKKIVDRSDSGIVDRYRQRFGEHWVEQRKSPKNGDEEIRLKPLNEFRALLETRGEFLMIQAEEISDRSEGKPVHINATNVAEALMPAGGDTVREAMQNNLRMILEHEKSHGRPVLPHINHPNFGYAMTAEDLAAVVAEKFFEVYNGHPGVNQLGDEHHASIELMWDQINAIRFAAGVEPMMGIATDDSHEYHGRAGSRPGRGWVMVRSRFLTPEYLIAAMRQGEFYASSGVSLTQHDFDPRTRTLTVTVDAVEGESYRIDFITSLKPGTDPHKIGLVVHSHDGDKATYQMKDNECYIRALVTSNAAHHDPSFKDQKKQAWTQPVGWPTK, translated from the coding sequence ATGAAGTCACGGTTTCGTTTCAGCTTACTCACGCTGATGTTGCTGGTTTGCCACACCTCAGCCGCTCAGGACGCAGTCAACGAGGATCCGATTCTCCAGGATCAGGTTCGCTACTGGAAAGGCAACTTGCACACTCATTCGCTGTGGAGCGACGGCGACCAGTTTCCAGAAATGATCGCCGATTGGTATCGCCAGCGCGGCTACAACTTCCTTGCCCTCACCGATCACAACGTGATCAGCGCCGGCCAACGTTGGATGAGTCTGAAGAAGATTGTCGATCGTAGTGACTCGGGGATCGTTGACCGGTACCGGCAACGTTTCGGTGAGCATTGGGTGGAGCAGCGGAAGTCACCGAAAAACGGCGACGAGGAAATCCGCCTGAAGCCGCTCAACGAATTCCGGGCCTTGCTCGAAACCAGAGGCGAATTTCTGATGATTCAGGCCGAAGAAATCAGCGATCGTAGCGAAGGAAAACCGGTGCATATCAACGCCACCAATGTAGCTGAAGCACTGATGCCAGCCGGCGGCGACACGGTCCGTGAAGCGATGCAGAACAATCTGCGTATGATCCTAGAGCACGAAAAATCGCACGGCCGCCCGGTACTTCCGCACATCAATCATCCAAACTTTGGCTATGCGATGACCGCCGAAGACCTCGCGGCCGTCGTCGCCGAAAAATTCTTCGAAGTCTATAACGGACACCCCGGCGTGAACCAACTTGGTGACGAACACCACGCCAGCATCGAACTGATGTGGGATCAAATTAATGCGATTCGGTTTGCCGCCGGTGTCGAGCCGATGATGGGGATCGCCACCGATGACTCCCATGAGTATCACGGTCGCGCCGGTTCTCGCCCGGGACGCGGCTGGGTGATGGTGCGCAGCCGTTTCTTGACGCCGGAGTACTTGATCGCAGCAATGCGACAGGGCGAGTTCTACGCGTCCAGTGGCGTCTCGCTCACCCAGCATGACTTCGATCCCCGAACGCGAACGTTGACGGTCACCGTCGACGCCGTCGAAGGTGAATCGTATCGCATCGATTTCATCACTTCGTTGAAACCGGGCACCGATCCACACAAAATCGGGCTTGTCGTCCATTCGCACGACGGCGACAAGGCGACGTATCAAATGAAGGACAACGAGTGCTACATCCGAGCCCTGGTGACCAGTAACGCCGCCCATCACGACCCTTCGTTTAAGGATCAGAAGAAGCAAGCGTGGACGCAGCCAGTCGGTTGGCCAACGAAGTAG
- a CDS encoding thiamine-phosphate kinase: protein MEQSFLAYLRGRTRDLRQVDVGIGDDAAVIRSPRSPMVVCADQIIDGVDFDRQSQNLADVGYKAMAINLSDIAAMGAVPDSAIVTLTLPQDDATIIAGDCYEGIIEAAKRFDVAIAGGDISTYDGPLAINVALLGHITEGGRPWLRSEAQEGDVVLATGQFGGSLRGRHLRPEPRIEFATAVRQLADVHAAIDVSDGFSLDLDRLCASSGYGVELDVDAIPIHPDAVAMSAKSGKSAFHHAWSDGEDFELLLSVSPEDADRLLSATLPAPITAVGKIIGRTGLWKMQSGKYIRMAPQGYQHTE from the coding sequence ATGGAACAGTCTTTCCTTGCCTACCTGCGCGGCCGGACACGCGACCTGCGACAAGTCGACGTCGGCATCGGGGATGACGCTGCGGTCATCCGATCGCCCCGATCTCCGATGGTGGTTTGCGCCGATCAAATTATCGACGGAGTAGACTTCGATAGGCAGTCACAGAATTTGGCGGACGTCGGCTACAAGGCGATGGCGATTAACCTAAGTGACATTGCGGCGATGGGCGCGGTGCCGGATAGCGCCATCGTGACCCTGACGCTTCCTCAAGACGACGCCACAATCATCGCAGGCGATTGCTACGAGGGGATCATCGAAGCGGCCAAACGTTTTGACGTCGCGATCGCGGGCGGAGACATCTCGACCTATGACGGCCCATTGGCAATCAACGTGGCACTGTTAGGGCACATCACCGAGGGGGGCCGACCGTGGCTTCGTAGTGAAGCCCAGGAAGGTGACGTCGTGCTCGCGACCGGCCAATTCGGCGGTTCTTTGCGAGGCAGACACTTGCGTCCCGAACCAAGAATTGAATTCGCAACCGCCGTCCGCCAACTCGCCGATGTCCACGCGGCGATCGACGTGAGCGATGGTTTCTCACTGGACCTCGATCGGCTCTGTGCCTCCAGCGGCTACGGGGTTGAGCTTGACGTCGATGCGATTCCGATCCATCCCGATGCCGTCGCAATGTCAGCCAAGTCTGGGAAGTCAGCGTTTCACCATGCGTGGAGTGACGGCGAAGACTTTGAACTACTGCTCAGTGTCAGCCCCGAAGACGCCGACCGCTTGCTGTCGGCAACACTGCCGGCCCCCATCACCGCGGTTGGCAAGATCATCGGGCGAACCGGATTGTGGAAGATGCAATCTGGCAAATACATCCGGATGGCCCCGCAAGGCTATCAACACACCGAATAA